In Paractinoplanes brasiliensis, the following proteins share a genomic window:
- a CDS encoding alpha/beta hydrolase: MRGAKLAADSELLPEGEAPAPWPARRVTIGGAMLHVRDTPATLPGAEPAVYVHGLGGSSQNFTDVAGLLADRFDAQAVDLPGFGYSDPSPRYSIPAFASTLIGYLEHAGRGPVHLVGNSLGGSIAVRTAALRPDLVRTLTLISPAMPFLDVRRTAQARALPLLALPRADRVLGWAFARLTAEEMAEQVLAACFGDTRKVTPQRRAEAMEEIRLRYTVEHYPKAYLGTLRGLVSSFLRAYLPGENSQWRLAARVQAPTLVIGGLNDKLVDARVPAVVARTIPDSRLLMLPGVGHVAQMEVPRLVARAVVGMLDELGSPVRG, encoded by the coding sequence ATGAGAGGCGCCAAACTGGCCGCCGACAGCGAGCTGCTGCCGGAGGGCGAAGCACCAGCACCGTGGCCCGCGCGGCGGGTCACCATCGGCGGGGCGATGCTGCACGTCCGCGACACCCCCGCGACCCTGCCCGGCGCCGAGCCGGCCGTCTACGTGCACGGGCTGGGCGGGTCGTCGCAGAACTTCACCGACGTCGCGGGCCTGCTCGCCGACCGGTTCGACGCCCAGGCAGTCGACCTGCCCGGCTTCGGCTACAGCGATCCCAGCCCGCGCTATTCGATCCCGGCCTTCGCGTCCACGTTGATCGGCTACCTGGAGCATGCCGGGCGTGGGCCGGTGCACCTGGTCGGCAACTCGCTCGGCGGGTCGATCGCGGTGCGTACGGCCGCCCTGCGCCCCGACCTCGTCCGCACGCTGACGCTGATCTCCCCGGCGATGCCGTTCCTGGACGTCCGGCGTACGGCTCAGGCCCGGGCCTTGCCGCTGCTCGCGTTGCCCCGGGCCGACCGGGTGCTCGGGTGGGCGTTCGCCCGTCTGACCGCCGAGGAGATGGCCGAGCAGGTGCTAGCCGCGTGTTTCGGCGACACCCGCAAGGTCACCCCGCAGCGCCGGGCCGAGGCGATGGAAGAGATCCGGCTGCGTTACACGGTGGAGCACTACCCGAAGGCGTACCTGGGAACTCTGCGTGGTCTGGTGTCGAGCTTCCTGCGGGCCTACCTGCCGGGGGAGAACTCGCAGTGGCGGCTGGCCGCGCGGGTGCAGGCGCCGACCCTGGTCATCGGCGGTCTCAACGACAAGCTCGTCGACGCGCGAGTGCCGGCCGTGGTGGCCCGCACGATCCCCGACTCGCGGCTGTTGATGCTGCCCGGCGTCGGCCACGTCGCCCAGATGGAAGTGCCGCGCCTGGTTGCCCGCGCGGTGGTGGGCATGCTGGACGAGCTCGGTTCACCCGTACGGGGGTGA
- a CDS encoding TetR/AcrR family transcriptional regulator, whose product MTAASGGAQTARPTRLPRSARRKQLLAAAQQVFVAHGYHAAAMDDIAERAGVSKPVLYQHFPGKLELYLALLDTHCDAIIAKVRDAMLATTDNKERVKGAVRAYFDFMDHESEAFRLVFESDLRNDPQVRQRVERVEQGCIAAVTDTIISDTNLSSDAAQLLASGLVGAAGQSAQYWLANGRRTPKAEAEALVAALIWRGIASFPLQGGASGGTPAEIG is encoded by the coding sequence ATGACCGCTGCGTCCGGCGGAGCTCAGACGGCCCGACCCACCCGGCTGCCTCGCTCCGCGCGCCGCAAGCAGCTGCTGGCCGCCGCCCAGCAGGTCTTTGTGGCGCACGGTTACCACGCCGCCGCGATGGATGACATCGCCGAGCGCGCCGGGGTTTCCAAGCCCGTGCTCTACCAGCACTTCCCGGGCAAGCTGGAGCTTTATCTCGCGCTGCTGGACACCCACTGCGACGCGATAATCGCCAAGGTTCGAGACGCCATGCTCGCCACCACAGACAACAAGGAGCGGGTCAAGGGCGCCGTCCGGGCGTACTTCGACTTCATGGATCACGAGAGCGAGGCGTTCCGGCTCGTCTTCGAGAGCGACCTGCGCAACGATCCCCAGGTGCGCCAGCGCGTCGAACGGGTCGAGCAGGGCTGCATCGCCGCCGTCACCGACACGATCATCTCGGACACGAACCTCAGCTCCGACGCCGCCCAGTTGCTCGCGTCGGGTCTGGTCGGGGCGGCCGGGCAGTCCGCGCAGTACTGGCTGGCCAACGGCCGGCGTACGCCCAAAGCTGAAGCGGAAGCGCTCGTAGCTGCGCTTATCTGGCGCGGGATCGCCAGCTTCCCGCTCCAGGGCGGCGCATCCGGCGGAACACCGGCCGAAATCGGATAA
- a CDS encoding DUF3107 domain-containing protein produces the protein MEVKIGVQHTPRELVLESAQTPAEVEQAVAEAMAKDSVLSLTDEKGRKVIIPIAKVAYVEIAESSGRPFGFTAVR, from the coding sequence GTGGAGGTCAAGATCGGCGTGCAGCACACGCCGCGTGAGCTGGTGCTCGAGAGCGCTCAGACCCCGGCGGAGGTTGAGCAGGCCGTGGCCGAGGCGATGGCCAAGGACAGCGTGCTGTCGCTCACGGATGAGAAGGGCCGCAAGGTGATCATCCCGATCGCCAAGGTGGCATACGTGGAGATCGCCGAGTCGAGCGGTCGTCCGTTCGGTTTCACCGCGGTTCGATAG
- a CDS encoding DEAD/DEAH box helicase produces MTDIENNNEPALVPVTNRAPVRPDSPTFAELGVRAETVEALAKAGITRAFAIQEYALPIALRGTDLIGQAPTGTGKTLGFGLPILERLTSPGEGADGRPQALIVVPTRELGLQVARDLAAAGSTRGVRVLPIYGGVAYEPQVDALKKGVEILVGTPGRLLDLAKQKQLKLDSVQALVLDEADRMLDLGFLEDVEKILAMLPEQRQTMLFSATMPDPIVALSRRFLRHPVTIHAGHTADSGPSPLTKQVVYRTHPLNKVEMVARILQARARGLTMIFTRTKRAADRLAEDLDFRGFAVAAVHGDLNQGARERALRAFRSGKIDVLVATDVAARGLDVSGVTHVINFDCPEDPETYTHRIGRTGRAGATGVAVTFVDWEDMPRWVLIDKSMGLSMPQPPETYHTSPALYSDLDIPSDVSGTLPTADRSRAGLSAEVEEDLGGGGRRRREPSGRGGRGSRSRGGSDSPAPSSEGGDTERPKRQRRRRRVEGDSPSEVVAGSPVEESSADTGEERPARTRSRRRVATPVFSDGDSGPALASVSTDVDAPAESGSAAGSGSAGDDEGDSDRPRRRRRRGGRGSRGSGSGPASEDAGDAARSASGDVAPVDMSGGSEAGVGTTA; encoded by the coding sequence ATGACCGACATCGAAAACAACAACGAACCCGCTCTGGTACCAGTGACCAACCGCGCGCCCGTCCGGCCGGACAGCCCCACCTTTGCCGAGCTGGGTGTCCGCGCCGAGACCGTCGAGGCGCTGGCCAAGGCCGGGATCACCCGCGCCTTCGCCATCCAGGAGTACGCCCTTCCGATCGCCCTGCGGGGCACCGACCTGATCGGTCAGGCGCCCACCGGCACGGGCAAGACCCTGGGCTTCGGCCTGCCCATCCTCGAACGGCTCACGTCGCCCGGTGAGGGCGCCGACGGCCGCCCTCAGGCACTCATCGTCGTCCCCACCCGCGAGCTGGGCCTGCAGGTCGCCCGTGACCTGGCCGCCGCGGGCAGCACCCGGGGCGTCCGCGTGCTGCCGATCTACGGCGGCGTGGCGTACGAGCCGCAGGTCGACGCCCTCAAGAAGGGCGTCGAGATCCTCGTCGGCACCCCCGGCCGCCTGCTCGACCTGGCCAAGCAGAAGCAGCTCAAGCTCGACTCGGTGCAGGCGCTGGTGCTCGACGAGGCCGACCGCATGCTCGACCTGGGCTTCCTCGAGGACGTCGAGAAGATCCTGGCGATGCTCCCCGAGCAGCGGCAGACCATGCTCTTCTCGGCCACCATGCCCGACCCGATCGTCGCCCTGTCCCGCCGCTTCCTGCGCCACCCGGTGACGATCCACGCCGGCCACACCGCCGACAGCGGCCCGTCGCCGCTCACCAAGCAGGTCGTCTACCGCACCCACCCGCTCAACAAGGTCGAGATGGTGGCGCGCATCCTGCAGGCGCGCGCCCGGGGCCTGACGATGATCTTCACGCGGACCAAGCGGGCCGCCGACCGCCTCGCCGAGGATCTCGACTTCCGCGGGTTCGCGGTGGCGGCGGTGCACGGCGACCTCAACCAGGGCGCCCGTGAGCGGGCCCTGCGCGCGTTCCGCAGCGGCAAGATCGACGTGCTGGTGGCCACCGACGTCGCGGCCCGCGGCCTGGACGTCTCCGGCGTCACCCACGTGATCAACTTCGACTGCCCGGAGGACCCGGAGACCTACACGCACCGCATCGGCCGCACCGGCCGGGCGGGCGCGACCGGCGTCGCGGTCACCTTCGTCGACTGGGAGGACATGCCGCGCTGGGTCCTCATCGACAAGTCGATGGGGCTGAGCATGCCGCAACCCCCCGAGACGTACCACACGAGCCCGGCGCTCTACAGCGACCTGGACATCCCCAGCGACGTGTCGGGCACGCTGCCCACCGCCGACCGCAGCCGGGCCGGCCTGTCCGCCGAGGTCGAGGAAGACCTGGGCGGTGGCGGCCGTCGCCGTCGTGAGCCGAGCGGACGCGGCGGGCGGGGCAGCCGGTCGCGGGGCGGCTCCGACTCGCCGGCTCCGTCCTCCGAGGGCGGCGACACCGAGCGTCCCAAGCGGCAGCGTCGCCGGCGGCGGGTCGAGGGCGACTCGCCGTCCGAGGTGGTGGCCGGGTCCCCCGTCGAGGAGTCTTCCGCCGACACGGGTGAGGAACGCCCCGCCCGTACGCGGAGCCGCCGTCGCGTGGCTACGCCGGTGTTCTCGGACGGTGACTCCGGTCCCGCCCTTGCCTCGGTGTCCACCGACGTCGACGCCCCAGCCGAATCGGGCTCCGCCGCCGGCTCCGGATCAGCCGGCGACGACGAGGGCGACTCCGACCGTCCTCGCCGCCGACGTCGTCGCGGGGGTCGCGGAAGTCGTGGATCCGGCTCCGGGCCCGCCTCCGAGGACGCCGGAGACGCGGCGCGTTCGGCCTCCGGGGACGTCGCGCCCGTCGACATGAGCGGCGGGTCGGAAGCCGGCGTCGGCACCACCGCCTGA
- a CDS encoding DUF2470 domain-containing protein, whose product MTDPFPPEVVEQIARHMNDDHADDNVLIVRALGGVPMASAARMSGLDADAMEFRAVVDGIEVPVRVPFSERLTERRQVRAEAVRMYHEACRALGVEPRH is encoded by the coding sequence GTGACCGATCCCTTTCCGCCCGAGGTGGTCGAGCAGATCGCCCGGCACATGAACGATGATCACGCGGACGACAACGTGCTGATCGTCCGCGCGCTCGGCGGGGTGCCCATGGCGAGCGCCGCCCGCATGTCCGGCCTCGACGCCGACGCGATGGAGTTCCGGGCCGTGGTCGACGGCATCGAGGTGCCTGTTCGTGTGCCGTTCTCCGAGCGGCTCACCGAGCGCCGTCAGGTGCGCGCGGAGGCCGTCCGCATGTATCACGAGGCGTGCCGGGCCCTGGGGGTCGAGCCCCGCCACTGA
- a CDS encoding heme oxygenase (biliverdin-producing) has protein sequence MSLMADPPGADRLSVRVRRNTVGDHDEAQRSGFLDALAAGRLPWEAYADLSAQHWFVYEALESAATTMADDPVVGTFLFPELRRLPSIESDLRFLYGPRWADHLFALPATTVYCTRLRDVAHRGSTGFVAHQYTRYIGDLSGGQYLGPAIAQAYGLPEAEGHRFFIFNGVDPRAFKNHYRGLLDTVPWSFAEQEAFIAEVAQAYRLNIAMLSELQSRWGRR, from the coding sequence ATGTCGTTGATGGCCGACCCGCCGGGTGCTGACCGGCTCTCCGTCCGTGTGCGCCGTAACACAGTCGGCGACCACGACGAGGCCCAGCGCAGCGGCTTCCTCGACGCGCTCGCGGCCGGTCGGCTGCCCTGGGAGGCCTACGCAGACCTGTCCGCGCAGCACTGGTTCGTCTACGAGGCTCTCGAGTCGGCCGCCACCACGATGGCCGACGACCCGGTGGTCGGCACGTTCCTCTTCCCCGAGTTGCGCCGGCTCCCGTCGATCGAGTCCGACCTGCGCTTCCTGTACGGGCCGAGGTGGGCCGACCATCTGTTCGCCCTGCCCGCCACCACTGTCTACTGCACCCGCCTGCGTGACGTTGCTCACCGCGGATCCACCGGGTTCGTCGCCCATCAGTACACGCGTTACATCGGCGACCTGTCCGGCGGGCAATACCTCGGCCCCGCGATCGCCCAGGCGTACGGGCTGCCCGAGGCCGAGGGGCACCGCTTCTTCATCTTCAACGGCGTCGACCCGCGGGCCTTCAAGAATCACTATCGTGGCCTGCTCGACACCGTCCCCTGGTCGTTCGCCGAGCAGGAAGCGTTCATCGCCGAGGTGGCCCAGGCGTACAGGCTCAACATCGCCATGCTCAGCGAGCTGCAGAGTCGCTGGGGGCGGCGGTGA
- a CDS encoding class I SAM-dependent methyltransferase, with product MPQPLDSALADVRELLLSPELTRAVAAGRRRGFTPSVTRAEVRPVTLKAGARLQIVTDDGSRPLTRNVTPGAEAAAAIDELLAQPFGNWHVETTAVTLQLRVTKKGDAQLHRAPVASSATPQDHDREKQWLLDPGDPLFQVIGGNAAKRRQIDAFLRALAATLPKALPSSLRVVDLGCGNAYLTFAAYRYLAERVPSVQVVGVDVREDQRVRNTAVAASLGCADDVTFVAGTIEDAQLPFEPDLVLALHACDTATDQALARAVGWQAQWVLAAPCCHHDVAAQLKSRPAPAPFGELTRHAIMRERFADVLTDSLRAALLRLNGYKVDVVEFIDSAHTPRNLLLRSRRTAAPPTEAQRAEYEALTSEWGVTPALEKMLP from the coding sequence ATGCCGCAACCGCTTGATTCCGCTTTGGCCGATGTCCGAGAACTGCTGCTGAGCCCCGAATTGACCCGGGCCGTGGCGGCCGGGCGCCGACGCGGTTTCACCCCTTCGGTGACCAGGGCCGAGGTGCGGCCGGTGACGCTCAAGGCGGGCGCCCGCTTGCAGATCGTGACCGACGACGGCTCACGGCCTCTGACCCGGAACGTCACCCCGGGCGCCGAGGCCGCAGCCGCGATCGACGAGCTGCTGGCTCAGCCGTTCGGCAACTGGCACGTGGAGACCACCGCCGTGACGCTGCAACTGCGAGTGACCAAGAAGGGCGACGCCCAGCTCCACCGAGCCCCCGTCGCCTCCTCCGCCACGCCACAAGATCACGACAGGGAGAAGCAGTGGCTGCTCGATCCCGGTGATCCGCTGTTCCAGGTGATCGGGGGCAACGCGGCCAAGCGCCGGCAGATCGACGCCTTCCTGCGGGCGCTTGCCGCCACGCTGCCCAAGGCGCTGCCCTCGTCGTTGCGCGTGGTCGATCTCGGCTGCGGCAACGCGTACCTCACGTTCGCCGCCTACCGCTATCTGGCCGAGCGGGTCCCTTCGGTGCAGGTCGTGGGCGTCGACGTCCGAGAGGATCAGCGCGTACGCAACACCGCCGTCGCCGCCTCGCTGGGCTGCGCCGACGACGTCACGTTCGTGGCGGGCACGATCGAGGACGCGCAGCTGCCGTTCGAGCCCGACCTGGTGCTCGCGCTGCATGCCTGCGACACCGCGACCGATCAGGCGCTGGCCCGTGCGGTGGGCTGGCAGGCGCAGTGGGTACTGGCCGCGCCCTGCTGCCACCACGACGTCGCCGCCCAGCTCAAGAGCCGTCCCGCGCCGGCGCCGTTCGGTGAGCTGACCCGGCACGCGATCATGCGGGAACGTTTCGCGGACGTCCTGACGGACTCGTTGCGGGCTGCGCTGCTGCGCCTGAACGGTTACAAGGTCGACGTCGTCGAGTTCATCGACTCGGCCCACACCCCGCGCAACCTGCTGCTGCGGTCGCGCCGCACCGCCGCTCCGCCCACCGAGGCGCAGCGGGCGGAGTACGAGGCGCTCACCTCCGAGTGGGGCGTGACCCCGGCTCTGGAGAAGATGCTTCCGTAG
- a CDS encoding heavy-metal-associated domain-containing protein: MAVTSTYTVTGMTCGHCVQAVTGELSALPGVDGVQVDLASGAVTVTSEAPLEDEAVRAAVDEAGYELSNA, encoded by the coding sequence ATGGCTGTGACCAGCACCTACACCGTGACCGGCATGACCTGTGGACACTGCGTGCAAGCGGTGACCGGGGAACTGTCCGCCCTTCCGGGGGTGGACGGCGTGCAGGTCGACCTCGCCTCGGGCGCGGTCACCGTCACCAGTGAGGCTCCGCTCGAGGACGAGGCCGTGCGGGCCGCGGTGGACGAGGCCGGCTACGAGCTCTCGAATGCCTGA
- a CDS encoding metal-sensitive transcriptional regulator, with protein sequence MSDESTPQHGPHGYSGDKAALLGRLRRIEGQIRGLQRMVDEDTYCIDVLTQISAAKSALQAVAVGLLEDHLAHCVVDAARAGDPSAKVKEASDAIARLVRS encoded by the coding sequence ATGTCCGATGAGTCGACGCCGCAGCACGGTCCGCATGGCTATTCCGGTGACAAGGCGGCGCTGCTCGGTCGCCTCAGGCGCATCGAGGGGCAGATCCGCGGGCTTCAGCGGATGGTCGACGAGGACACATACTGCATCGATGTCCTGACGCAGATCTCGGCCGCCAAGAGCGCTCTGCAGGCGGTGGCGGTCGGGTTGCTCGAGGACCACCTGGCCCACTGCGTCGTCGACGCGGCGCGTGCGGGTGACCCGAGCGCCAAGGTGAAAGAGGCGTCGGACGCGATCGCCCGGCTCGTCCGTTCCTGA
- a CDS encoding RecQ family ATP-dependent DNA helicase, which translates to MTETRASAVSAEQATAADRAAVRERAEAVLRRLAGDHATLREDQWRAIEALTVDRRRVLCVQRTGWGKSAVYFVATALLRATGGGAVPGGETPAAGPTVIVSPLLALMRNQVDAAARAGIRARTINSANLDEWSEIEHEIRAGEVDVLLISPERLNNPDFRDNVLPGLAAETGLLVVDEAHCVSDWGHDFRPDYRRLRTFLAGLPGRTPVLATTATANARVTADVADQLGDALVLRGPLDRDSLRLAVLDLPGPAHRLAWLADNLDRLPGSGIVYTLTVAAATETADFLRSRGFAVASYTGQVEDADRRAAEQDLLDNKIKALVATSALGMGFDKPDLGFVVHLGAPPSPIAYYQQVGRAGRAVEHAEVVLLPGKEDVAIWRYFASLAFPPEDQVRSVLANLHADRPTSTQALEPLVDLRRNRLEMMLKVLDVDGAVRRARGGWLATGEPWTYDAARLRRVAEARASEQKTMIEYAATSDCRMEFLRRCLDDAGATTCGRCDNCAGPLFDAEVSAASVAAADAFLGHPGVVIAPKKMWPTGLAVVGVGLKGKIAAGEQIEPGRAVGRLSDLGWGSRLRGLVSPESPDAPVPDDLAGAVVEILKDWAHGDDAWAQRPAAVVAVSSRRRPTLISTLAGHIAKIGRLPLLGTVEVTPSAESDGRGNSAQRVRVLHDAFMVPAEVAAALPGLSGPVLLVDDLVDSGWTMTLAGRALRRAGAEGVLPLALAVAG; encoded by the coding sequence GTGACCGAGACCCGAGCGTCAGCCGTTTCCGCCGAGCAAGCCACCGCAGCCGACCGCGCCGCCGTGCGTGAGCGGGCCGAGGCGGTGCTGCGCCGGCTCGCCGGTGACCACGCGACACTCCGCGAGGATCAGTGGCGGGCGATCGAGGCGCTCACCGTCGACCGCAGGCGGGTGCTGTGCGTGCAACGTACAGGGTGGGGCAAGTCCGCCGTCTATTTCGTGGCGACCGCCCTGCTCCGGGCGACGGGCGGCGGAGCCGTGCCCGGTGGCGAGACCCCTGCCGCCGGCCCGACGGTCATCGTCTCCCCGCTGCTCGCTCTCATGCGCAACCAGGTCGACGCCGCGGCTCGCGCCGGCATCCGGGCCCGCACGATCAACTCGGCGAATCTCGACGAGTGGTCCGAGATCGAGCACGAGATCCGCGCCGGCGAGGTCGATGTGCTTCTGATCAGCCCCGAGCGGCTCAACAACCCCGACTTCCGTGACAACGTGCTGCCCGGCCTGGCCGCCGAGACCGGCTTGCTCGTGGTCGACGAGGCGCACTGTGTCTCCGACTGGGGTCACGACTTCCGTCCCGACTATCGCCGGCTCCGCACCTTCCTGGCCGGCCTTCCCGGTCGGACGCCGGTGCTCGCCACCACCGCGACGGCCAACGCTCGCGTGACCGCCGATGTGGCCGACCAGCTGGGCGATGCGCTGGTGCTGCGCGGCCCGCTCGACCGTGACTCGTTGCGCCTGGCAGTGCTCGACCTGCCCGGCCCGGCGCATCGGCTGGCCTGGCTGGCCGACAATCTCGATCGGCTGCCCGGCTCGGGCATCGTCTACACCCTCACCGTCGCCGCGGCGACCGAGACGGCCGACTTCCTACGGTCGCGCGGGTTCGCCGTGGCGTCGTACACCGGGCAGGTGGAGGACGCCGACCGCCGAGCCGCCGAGCAGGATCTGCTCGACAACAAGATCAAGGCCTTGGTCGCCACGTCCGCGCTGGGCATGGGCTTCGACAAGCCCGACCTCGGCTTCGTGGTGCATCTTGGCGCGCCGCCGTCACCGATCGCGTATTACCAACAGGTCGGCCGGGCGGGCCGAGCCGTCGAACACGCCGAGGTGGTGCTGCTGCCCGGTAAGGAGGACGTCGCGATCTGGCGTTACTTCGCCTCGCTGGCCTTCCCGCCGGAGGATCAGGTGCGCTCGGTGCTGGCCAACCTTCACGCCGACCGCCCGACGTCCACCCAGGCGCTCGAGCCGCTGGTCGATCTGCGCCGCAACCGTCTCGAGATGATGCTCAAGGTGCTCGACGTCGACGGCGCGGTCCGCCGGGCGCGCGGCGGCTGGCTGGCGACGGGCGAGCCGTGGACCTACGACGCCGCCCGGCTGCGTCGCGTCGCCGAGGCCCGGGCCTCCGAGCAAAAGACCATGATCGAGTACGCCGCCACGAGCGACTGCCGGATGGAGTTCCTTCGACGTTGTCTGGACGACGCCGGGGCCACCACGTGCGGGCGCTGCGACAACTGCGCCGGTCCGCTGTTCGACGCCGAGGTGTCCGCCGCCTCGGTGGCCGCGGCCGACGCGTTCCTGGGCCATCCGGGCGTCGTGATCGCTCCCAAAAAGATGTGGCCCACCGGTCTGGCCGTCGTCGGCGTCGGGCTCAAGGGCAAGATCGCCGCGGGGGAGCAGATCGAGCCCGGCCGCGCGGTGGGACGCCTGTCCGACCTGGGCTGGGGCAGCCGGTTGCGCGGGCTGGTCAGCCCCGAGTCGCCCGACGCGCCCGTCCCCGACGATCTCGCGGGCGCCGTCGTCGAAATCCTCAAGGACTGGGCGCACGGCGACGATGCCTGGGCGCAGCGCCCGGCGGCCGTGGTCGCGGTCTCGTCGCGCCGCCGCCCCACCCTGATCAGCACCCTGGCCGGGCACATCGCGAAGATCGGCCGGCTCCCCCTGCTGGGAACGGTCGAGGTGACCCCGAGTGCCGAGTCCGACGGGCGGGGGAACAGCGCCCAGCGGGTCCGGGTGCTGCACGACGCGTTCATGGTTCCGGCCGAGGTCGCCGCCGCGCTGCCAGGGCTGTCCGGTCCCGTCCTGCTCGTCGACGACCTGGTCGACTCCGGCTGGACGATGACGCTGGCCGGCCGCGCTCTGCGCCGAGCCGGTGCCGAGGGGGTGCTGCCGCTGGCCTTGGCGGTGGCCGGCTGA
- a CDS encoding SDR family NAD(P)-dependent oxidoreductase: protein MSRLAVVSGGGTGIGRSTAGMLAGEGYDVIIVGRRPEVLDEAVAWIGPQASAVTADVSDPAQVATVVTAVGDRPVDVLVNNAGAFVSGAGSTLDDIAAQWRANFDSNVLTAVLLTTSLLPRLRRPGGRIILTSSIAAQRGGGGPYSAAKAALHGYALDLATQLGEDGITANVIAPGYVTDSEFFAGRMTPEGHRARVDATLLKRPGVPDDIAEAVRWLAGPGGRYVTGQIVNVNGGSVLGR, encoded by the coding sequence ATGTCAAGGCTTGCGGTGGTCAGCGGTGGCGGTACCGGAATCGGGCGCTCGACGGCCGGAATGCTCGCGGGCGAGGGCTACGACGTGATCATCGTCGGCCGTCGTCCCGAGGTGCTGGACGAGGCCGTTGCCTGGATCGGTCCGCAGGCTTCGGCGGTTACCGCCGACGTCTCCGACCCGGCCCAGGTCGCGACGGTGGTCACCGCCGTCGGCGACCGCCCGGTCGACGTCCTGGTCAACAACGCCGGGGCGTTCGTCTCCGGCGCCGGTTCCACTCTCGACGACATCGCCGCACAGTGGCGAGCCAACTTCGACTCGAACGTCCTCACCGCGGTGCTGCTGACCACCTCCCTCCTGCCTCGTCTGCGTCGCCCCGGCGGCCGGATCATCCTGACCAGTTCCATCGCCGCCCAGCGTGGCGGTGGCGGCCCCTACTCCGCCGCCAAGGCCGCGCTGCACGGCTACGCCCTCGACCTGGCCACCCAACTGGGCGAGGACGGCATCACGGCCAACGTCATCGCCCCCGGTTACGTCACCGACAGCGAGTTCTTCGCCGGCCGCATGACCCCCGAAGGTCACCGTGCCCGGGTCGATGCGACCCTGCTCAAGCGCCCCGGCGTGCCCGACGACATCGCCGAGGCCGTCCGCTGGCTGGCCGGCCCCGGCGGCCGTTACGTGACCGGCCAGATCGTCAACGTCAACGGCGGCTCGGTCCTCGGCCGCTGA